From the genome of Streptomyces sp. V1I1, one region includes:
- a CDS encoding flavoprotein yields the protein MTANRVLYLLGSAAPPVLNVAGVIEKAQTAGWDVCLGLTPTAARWLDDQLPALEELTGHPVRSRYKLPKDPDVWPPADVAVLAPATFNTINQWALGITEKFVVGFVAEGTGKGIPVITMPCVNAAYVQHTQFNQSIATLRAMGVHVLYGKGGFVPNEPGQGRPDAYPWFLAMAAAESVVSRHDTP from the coding sequence ATGACTGCGAACCGAGTCCTGTACTTGCTGGGCAGCGCGGCCCCTCCGGTGCTCAATGTCGCCGGGGTCATCGAGAAAGCCCAGACGGCGGGGTGGGATGTCTGCCTGGGGCTGACACCCACCGCCGCCCGCTGGCTGGACGATCAATTGCCCGCCCTGGAGGAGCTGACCGGACACCCGGTGCGCAGCCGATACAAGCTGCCCAAGGACCCCGACGTGTGGCCGCCGGCGGATGTTGCCGTACTGGCCCCTGCGACGTTCAACACGATCAATCAATGGGCTCTGGGCATCACAGAGAAGTTCGTGGTCGGGTTCGTGGCCGAAGGCACCGGCAAGGGCATCCCCGTGATCACCATGCCCTGCGTCAACGCCGCATACGTGCAGCACACCCAGTTCAACCAGAGCATCGCGACCCTCCGCGCCATGGGCGTCCACGTGCTCTATGGGAAGGGAGGGTTCGTTCCGAACGAGCCGGGGCAAGGCCGACCGGACGCGTACCCATGGTTCCTCGCGATGGCCGCCGCAGAGTCAGTCGTCAGCCGACACGACACGCCGTAA
- a CDS encoding sodium:solute symporter codes for MAVDYAVIVVYLAGMLGMGWWGMRRAKSKSEFLVAGRRLGPWMYSGTMAAIVLGGASTIGGVGLGYKYGLSGAWMVFAIGLGLLALSIFFSARIARLKVYTVSEMLDLRYGGKAGIITGVVMWAYTLMLAVTSTIAYATIFDVLFDMNRTVAIILGGSIVVAYSALGGMWSITLTDMVQFVVKTVGVLLLLLPIAVVKAGGFAQMKAQLPNEYFAPLGIGGETIFTYVLIYTFGMLIGQDIWQRVFTARTDKVARWGGTVAGTYCLAYALAGAVIGTAAKVLYPKLGNADDAFATIVKDELPMGVRGLVLAAALAAVMSTSSGALIACATVANNDIWSRLRGAVSGGDDPHDEVKGNRAFILIMGVAVICIAIALNNVIEALTVAYNLLVAGLLVPILGGLLWKRGTVYGALAGVVVGGGAVIALMAKYSILATEPIYYGLLASFAAYVIVSLCTRPTDEAILANWRERLAGLPGAEAEAPAEPAAVPS; via the coding sequence ATGGCTGTCGACTATGCAGTAATCGTCGTTTATCTGGCCGGCATGCTCGGCATGGGCTGGTGGGGCATGCGCCGCGCGAAGTCCAAGAGCGAGTTCCTGGTCGCCGGCCGTCGGCTCGGTCCCTGGATGTACTCCGGCACCATGGCCGCCATCGTCCTCGGCGGCGCCTCCACCATCGGCGGCGTGGGCCTCGGCTACAAGTACGGCCTCTCCGGCGCCTGGATGGTCTTCGCCATCGGCCTCGGGCTGCTCGCGCTGAGCATCTTCTTCTCCGCGCGCATCGCCCGCCTCAAGGTCTACACCGTCTCCGAGATGCTCGACCTGCGCTACGGCGGCAAGGCCGGCATCATCACCGGCGTCGTGATGTGGGCGTACACCCTGATGCTCGCGGTCACCTCGACCATCGCGTACGCCACGATCTTCGACGTCCTCTTCGACATGAACCGCACCGTCGCGATCATCCTCGGCGGCTCGATCGTCGTCGCGTACTCCGCGCTCGGCGGCATGTGGTCGATCACCCTCACCGACATGGTGCAGTTCGTCGTCAAGACCGTCGGCGTGCTGCTGCTCCTGCTGCCCATCGCGGTCGTCAAGGCGGGCGGCTTCGCCCAGATGAAGGCCCAGCTGCCGAACGAGTACTTCGCGCCGCTCGGCATCGGCGGCGAGACGATCTTCACGTACGTCCTGATCTACACCTTCGGCATGCTGATCGGTCAGGACATCTGGCAGCGCGTCTTCACCGCCCGCACCGACAAGGTCGCCCGCTGGGGCGGCACCGTCGCCGGCACCTACTGTCTCGCCTACGCCCTGGCCGGCGCGGTCATCGGCACCGCGGCCAAGGTGCTCTACCCCAAGCTGGGCAACGCGGACGACGCCTTCGCCACCATCGTGAAGGACGAACTCCCCATGGGCGTACGCGGACTGGTGCTCGCCGCCGCGCTCGCCGCGGTGATGTCCACCTCCTCCGGCGCGCTCATCGCCTGCGCCACCGTCGCCAACAACGACATCTGGTCGCGGCTGCGCGGCGCGGTCTCGGGCGGCGACGATCCGCATGACGAGGTCAAGGGCAACCGCGCCTTCATCCTCATCATGGGCGTCGCCGTCATCTGCATCGCCATCGCTCTGAACAACGTCATCGAGGCGCTGACCGTCGCGTACAACCTGCTCGTCGCCGGTCTGCTGGTGCCCATCCTCGGCGGTCTGCTGTGGAAGCGCGGCACGGTCTACGGAGCGCTCGCCGGAGTCGTCGTCGGCGGCGGGGCCGTGATTGCCTTGATGGCGAAGTACTCGATCCTCGCGACCGAGCCCATCTACTACGGCCTGCTGGCCTCGTTCGCCGCGTACGTGATCGTCAGCCTGTGCACCCGGCCGACGGACGAGGCGATCCTGGCGAACTGGCGCGAGCGGCTGGCCGGCCTCCCGGGCGCCGAGGCTGAGGCCCCGGCCGAGCCCGCCGCTGTCCCCAGCTAG
- a CDS encoding acyl-CoA dehydrogenase family protein, whose amino-acid sequence MRRTVYNEDHEAFRETIRAFIEAEVAPVYDEWFAAGQAPRDFYYKLGELGIFGINVPEEFGGAGLDTHKFEAVLYEETSRAGVNFGGSGVHVLLALPYIKMLATDEQKKRYLEKFVSGEEMWALAMTEPGTGSDVAGMKTTAKLSEDGTHYVLNGAKTFITGGVHADRVIVCARTSAPREDDRRFGISLFAVDTKSEGYSVGRKLDKLGLRTSDTAELAFVDVKVPVEDLLGEENKGFYYLGANLPSERWGIAFGAYAQAKAAVRFAQQYVQERTVFGKPVAHFQNTKFELAACQAEVDAAEAVADRALEALDAGELSAAEAASAKLFCTEVAHRVIDRCLQLHGGYGYMNEYPIARLYADNRVNRIYGGTSEVMKSIIAKSMGL is encoded by the coding sequence GTGCGCCGTACCGTGTACAACGAGGACCACGAGGCGTTCCGCGAGACCATACGCGCCTTCATCGAGGCCGAGGTCGCCCCTGTCTACGACGAGTGGTTCGCCGCCGGCCAGGCGCCGCGCGACTTCTACTACAAGCTCGGCGAGCTGGGCATCTTCGGCATCAACGTCCCCGAGGAGTTCGGCGGCGCGGGCCTGGACACACACAAGTTCGAGGCCGTCCTCTACGAGGAGACCTCGCGCGCGGGCGTCAACTTCGGCGGCTCCGGCGTGCATGTGCTGCTCGCCCTGCCGTACATCAAGATGCTTGCCACCGACGAGCAGAAGAAGCGCTACCTCGAGAAGTTCGTCAGCGGCGAGGAGATGTGGGCGCTGGCGATGACCGAGCCGGGCACCGGCTCCGACGTCGCGGGCATGAAGACCACCGCCAAGCTCTCCGAGGACGGCACGCACTACGTCCTCAACGGCGCCAAGACCTTCATCACCGGCGGTGTGCACGCCGACCGCGTGATCGTGTGCGCCCGCACCTCCGCCCCGCGCGAGGACGACCGCCGCTTCGGCATCTCGCTGTTCGCGGTGGACACCAAGTCGGAGGGCTACTCGGTCGGCCGCAAGCTGGACAAGCTCGGCCTGCGCACCTCCGACACCGCCGAGTTGGCCTTCGTCGACGTCAAGGTCCCGGTCGAGGACCTGCTCGGCGAGGAGAACAAGGGCTTCTACTACCTCGGCGCGAACCTTCCCTCCGAGCGCTGGGGCATCGCGTTCGGCGCGTACGCACAGGCCAAGGCCGCCGTCCGGTTCGCCCAGCAGTACGTGCAGGAGCGCACAGTCTTCGGCAAGCCGGTCGCGCACTTCCAGAACACCAAGTTCGAGCTGGCCGCCTGCCAGGCGGAGGTGGACGCCGCCGAGGCGGTCGCCGACCGTGCCCTGGAGGCCCTGGACGCGGGCGAGCTGTCCGCCGCGGAGGCCGCGTCCGCGAAGCTGTTCTGCACCGAGGTCGCGCACCGCGTCATCGACCGCTGCCTCCAACTGCACGGCGGCTACGGCTACATGAACGAGTACCCGATCGCCCGCCTCTACGCCGACAACCGTGTCAACCGCATCTACGGCGGCACCAGCGAGGTCATGAAGTCCATCATCGCCAAGTCGATGGGCCTGTAG
- a CDS encoding ATP-binding protein: protein MVLSELVTNAVRHAHVSPGREIETRYLREAEGVRIEVHDAADERPAARLPGESGGWGLGLVDELADRWGVDDRDGVGKSVWAVVTATDGDEARWLG from the coding sequence GTGGTGCTGTCTGAGCTAGTGACCAATGCGGTTCGGCATGCGCATGTTTCGCCGGGGCGCGAGATCGAGACGCGGTATCTGCGTGAGGCAGAAGGCGTCCGCATCGAGGTTCACGACGCGGCTGACGAACGTCCCGCAGCTCGCTTGCCCGGAGAGTCCGGCGGCTGGGGCCTTGGCCTCGTCGACGAGCTAGCCGACCGGTGGGGTGTCGACGACCGGGATGGGGTCGGCAAGTCGGTATGGGCCGTGGTGACTGCTACCGACGGAGATGAGGCGCGATGGCTCGGGTGA
- the speB gene encoding agmatinase codes for MSSTEQPRGPIDSSRIPRYAGPATFARLPRLDEVGRADVAVVGVPFDSGVSYRPGARFGGNAIREASRLLRPYNPAQDASPFALAQVADAGDISANPFNINEAVETIEAAADDLLGTGARLMTLGGDHTIALPLLRSVAKKHGPVALLHFDAHLDTWDTYFGAEYTHGTPFRRAVEEGILDTEALSHVGIRGPLYGKQDLTDDEKMGFGIVTSSDVYRRGADEVADQLRQRIGDRPLYISIDIDCLDPAHAPGTGTPEAGGMTSRELLEILRGLASCNLVSADVVEVAPAYDHAEITSVAASHTAYELTTIMSRQIAETR; via the coding sequence ATGAGCAGCACCGAGCAACCGCGCGGCCCGATCGACTCGTCCCGTATCCCGCGGTACGCCGGACCCGCCACGTTCGCCCGGCTGCCCCGGCTCGACGAGGTCGGCCGCGCCGATGTCGCCGTGGTCGGCGTTCCCTTCGACTCCGGGGTCTCCTACCGGCCAGGCGCGCGCTTCGGCGGTAACGCGATCCGCGAGGCGTCGAGGCTCCTGCGCCCGTACAACCCGGCGCAGGACGCCTCGCCCTTCGCTCTCGCGCAGGTCGCGGACGCGGGTGACATCTCCGCGAACCCGTTCAACATCAACGAGGCCGTCGAGACGATCGAGGCCGCGGCCGACGACCTGCTGGGCACCGGCGCGCGGCTGATGACGCTCGGCGGCGACCACACCATCGCGCTGCCGCTGCTGCGCTCGGTCGCCAAGAAGCACGGCCCGGTCGCCCTGCTCCACTTCGACGCGCACCTGGACACCTGGGACACGTACTTCGGCGCGGAGTACACCCACGGCACGCCGTTCCGCCGGGCCGTCGAGGAGGGCATCCTCGACACCGAGGCGCTCTCGCACGTCGGTATCCGCGGTCCCCTGTACGGCAAGCAGGACCTGACCGACGACGAGAAGATGGGCTTCGGCATCGTCACCTCCTCCGACGTCTACCGCCGGGGCGCCGACGAGGTCGCCGACCAGCTGCGTCAGCGCATCGGTGACCGCCCGCTCTACATCTCCATCGACATCGACTGCCTCGACCCCGCCCACGCCCCGGGCACCGGCACCCCCGAGGCGGGGGGCATGACCTCCCGCGAGCTGCTGGAGATCCTGCGCGGTCTGGCCTCCTGCAACCTCGTGTCGGCGGACGTCGTCGAGGTCGCGCCCGCGTACGACCATGCCGAGATCACCTCGGTCGCGGCGTCCCACACGGCGTACGAGCTGACCACGATCATGTCCCGCCAGATCGCGGAGACCCGATGA
- a CDS encoding WXG100 family type VII secretion target, with protein sequence MSGAGGQPRLRAQDDRLTDLANDLDGMQGYLDKQVRRMDAIVDRIEAGWQGPAARAYRDLHRGAAEDAVRIRMIIQAVEQAVRLSRDGFSEQDLDIMAQLRKIQVETDVKREADALSTPNTEVPAAPRSTLSDL encoded by the coding sequence ATGAGTGGCGCAGGCGGACAGCCACGACTTCGGGCGCAGGACGACCGGCTGACGGACCTGGCCAATGACCTCGACGGTATGCAGGGCTACCTGGACAAGCAGGTAAGACGCATGGACGCGATCGTCGACCGGATCGAGGCGGGATGGCAGGGGCCGGCCGCCCGTGCCTACCGGGACCTCCACCGGGGCGCGGCCGAGGACGCCGTACGTATCCGCATGATCATCCAAGCTGTTGAACAGGCAGTGCGATTGAGCCGGGACGGGTTCTCGGAGCAGGACCTGGACATCATGGCGCAGCTACGGAAGATCCAGGTCGAGACGGATGTGAAGCGCGAAGCGGACGCGCTGTCGACGCCGAACACAGAGGTACCCGCCGCGCCGCGCAGCACCCTCTCCGACCTCTGA
- a CDS encoding helix-turn-helix transcriptional regulator, translating to MPLTEGEHTGTRIAYHRKRAGLTQRGLAQKIPYSYSLLTQVESGHKPASPDLVATVAKVLCVDVTSLTGQPYVTELQQDRLAELVRPIREALDLYDLGPDPAITPRPTPQLVAAAENLCRLVRATKLHDAALELPDVIGEITTAAYRAPSSELWAALSSTYRTAHDVTVKLGYYDLSTVALDRMDWAATRASDPLLAAVRQYMRALVYFREGEYTIGQRLIVAGQNTLGQAQSSRERFAVAGQLHLGASIIAARAHDHSEVTAHLAEARAFASRVGEAADVLWLSFGPTNVRVHAVSAHIEMGEFGEALRQAEEVRIPNDWAVSRASHFHVDRARVQMEAGRTEAALKSLITARRLAPQQTRYHAGARETIRGLVHLARRTPDTLDHLAAWVGL from the coding sequence ATGCCTCTCACCGAAGGTGAGCACACAGGCACCCGGATCGCGTACCACCGCAAGCGAGCCGGGCTGACCCAGCGCGGGCTGGCTCAGAAGATCCCGTACTCGTACAGCCTGCTCACTCAGGTGGAGAGCGGCCACAAGCCTGCTAGTCCTGACCTGGTCGCCACGGTCGCCAAGGTGCTGTGTGTTGACGTCACGTCACTGACCGGTCAGCCGTACGTGACCGAACTTCAGCAAGATCGGCTGGCAGAACTGGTCCGGCCCATCAGGGAAGCACTGGATCTCTACGACCTGGGGCCAGATCCCGCGATCACACCCCGCCCCACGCCTCAGCTCGTGGCGGCGGCCGAGAACCTGTGCCGCCTGGTGCGGGCGACGAAGCTCCATGACGCTGCGCTCGAACTGCCTGATGTCATAGGGGAGATCACCACTGCCGCCTACCGTGCGCCGTCTTCGGAGCTCTGGGCGGCGCTGTCCAGTACGTATCGCACTGCTCACGACGTGACGGTGAAACTCGGCTACTACGACTTGTCCACCGTGGCACTCGATCGCATGGACTGGGCCGCTACGCGTGCCTCTGATCCCCTGCTGGCAGCGGTCCGCCAGTACATGCGGGCGCTCGTGTACTTCCGGGAAGGCGAGTACACCATCGGTCAGCGCCTCATCGTGGCTGGCCAAAACACTCTGGGGCAGGCCCAGTCATCTCGGGAACGCTTCGCCGTGGCGGGTCAGCTCCACCTCGGGGCATCGATCATCGCTGCTCGTGCTCATGACCACAGTGAAGTCACGGCACACCTGGCGGAGGCACGCGCCTTTGCCTCCCGTGTAGGCGAAGCAGCAGATGTGCTGTGGTTGTCGTTCGGTCCGACCAATGTGAGGGTTCACGCAGTGTCGGCCCATATCGAGATGGGCGAATTCGGTGAAGCACTGCGCCAAGCCGAAGAGGTGCGCATACCGAATGACTGGGCGGTGTCCCGGGCTTCCCACTTCCACGTGGACCGGGCTCGTGTCCAGATGGAGGCCGGCCGCACCGAGGCTGCGCTGAAGTCCCTCATCACGGCGCGGCGGTTGGCTCCACAGCAGACCCGATACCACGCGGGAGCTCGGGAGACCATCCGCGGTCTGGTGCATCTGGCCCGACGCACTCCCGACACCCTTGATCACCTGGCCGCCTGGGTGGGGCTGTAG
- a CDS encoding WXG100 family type VII secretion target translates to MVDDDHITVDFATLQDLSGDLEDILKRLNEQLDLLYRRAEKVVLTWEGEAREVFIDKLDEWDRSAADLQATQAWLHDVVVNGEINYAAAHQAVLRGWGAA, encoded by the coding sequence ATGGTGGACGACGACCACATAACCGTCGACTTCGCGACGCTGCAGGACCTTTCCGGAGATCTCGAGGACATTCTCAAGCGCCTCAACGAGCAGCTGGACCTGCTCTACCGGCGCGCCGAGAAGGTGGTCCTGACCTGGGAGGGCGAAGCCCGCGAGGTGTTCATCGACAAGCTGGACGAGTGGGACCGGTCCGCGGCGGATCTGCAGGCCACGCAGGCCTGGCTGCACGACGTGGTGGTCAACGGCGAGATCAATTACGCGGCGGCGCACCAAGCGGTGCTCCGGGGCTGGGGTGCCGCCTGA
- a CDS encoding thiamine pyrophosphate-binding protein, producing MTHDHDLVLRPTEAQTEAALNPPPGRNGGDLVVETLQGLGATTVFGLPGQHALGMFDALRRSSLSYVGLRVENNAGFAADAYGRLTGEVAPLLLSTGPGALMSLAALQESAAASAPVLAIGSQVPTAGLGGGRHGYLHELRDQQASFRDIVKSVHIVRTASQIPSAIAAAWESALTAPHGPVWVEIPQDVLLAKTTLPVVTAMDATPDEVVPRPELTAVAADLLSRASRPAIIAGGGVVRSDASGKLLALAEKLDAPVVTTFGGKGAFPWEHPLSLQSWLEDRHTTDFLESADVLLVVGSGLGELSSNYHTFAPRGRVIQIEADAGKLESNHPGLGIHADARLALSALLETVEEREDRAAEERVRTVLTQVRERLASQDLPLEQQVLASVREALPDSSPSFWDMTILAYWAWSAFDARHPNTMHSAQGAGGLGYGYPAALGAAAADRSRPVLAVSGDGGAMYSIAELATARQYDLPVTWLIVDDGGYGILREYMKDAFGEPTATELSRPDFVALAESFGVPAVRTTPESLTEDLGKALTEPGPSVVVLPAVLRMFAPTHA from the coding sequence ATGACCCACGATCACGACCTGGTCCTGCGGCCGACCGAGGCGCAGACCGAGGCCGCGCTGAACCCACCGCCCGGCCGCAACGGGGGCGACCTCGTGGTCGAGACGCTCCAGGGCCTGGGCGCGACGACGGTCTTCGGTCTGCCCGGCCAGCACGCGCTGGGCATGTTCGACGCGCTGCGCCGCTCCTCGCTCTCGTACGTCGGACTGCGCGTCGAGAACAACGCGGGCTTCGCCGCCGACGCGTACGGCCGTCTGACGGGTGAAGTAGCCCCGCTGCTGCTCTCCACCGGCCCGGGTGCGCTGATGTCGCTGGCCGCGCTCCAGGAGTCGGCGGCGGCGAGCGCGCCCGTGCTGGCGATCGGCAGTCAGGTGCCGACGGCCGGTCTTGGCGGCGGCCGTCACGGCTATCTTCACGAACTGCGCGACCAGCAGGCCTCGTTCCGCGACATCGTGAAGTCCGTGCACATCGTGCGTACGGCTTCGCAGATCCCTTCGGCGATCGCAGCCGCGTGGGAGTCGGCGCTGACGGCTCCGCACGGCCCGGTGTGGGTGGAGATCCCCCAGGACGTTCTTCTGGCGAAGACGACGCTGCCGGTCGTCACGGCGATGGACGCGACCCCGGACGAGGTCGTGCCGCGCCCGGAACTGACCGCGGTGGCGGCCGACTTGCTGTCCCGCGCCTCGCGTCCGGCGATCATCGCGGGCGGCGGAGTCGTACGCTCCGACGCGTCCGGCAAGCTGCTCGCCCTCGCGGAGAAGCTGGACGCCCCGGTCGTCACGACCTTCGGCGGCAAGGGCGCCTTCCCCTGGGAGCACCCGCTGTCACTCCAGTCCTGGCTGGAGGACCGCCACACCACGGACTTCCTCGAGTCTGCGGACGTCCTGCTCGTGGTCGGCTCCGGCCTGGGCGAACTCTCCTCGAACTACCACACGTTCGCGCCGCGCGGCCGGGTCATCCAGATCGAGGCTGACGCGGGCAAGCTGGAGTCCAACCACCCGGGCCTCGGCATCCACGCGGACGCGCGCCTCGCGCTGTCCGCGCTGCTGGAGACGGTGGAGGAGCGCGAGGACCGGGCGGCGGAGGAGCGTGTCCGTACGGTCCTGACGCAGGTCCGCGAACGACTCGCGTCCCAGGACCTTCCCCTGGAACAGCAGGTGCTGGCGTCCGTACGCGAGGCCCTGCCGGACAGCTCGCCCAGCTTCTGGGACATGACGATCCTGGCCTACTGGGCCTGGTCCGCCTTCGACGCCCGCCACCCGAACACGATGCACTCGGCCCAGGGCGCGGGCGGCCTCGGCTACGGCTACCCGGCGGCGCTGGGCGCCGCGGCGGCCGACCGCTCCCGCCCGGTCCTCGCGGTCTCCGGCGACGGCGGCGCGATGTACTCGATCGCGGAACTGGCCACGGCGCGCCAGTACGACCTCCCGGTCACCTGGCTGATCGTGGACGACGGCGGCTACGGCATCCTGCGCGAGTACATGAAGGACGCCTTCGGCGAGCCGACGGCGACGGAACTGTCCCGCCCGGACTTCGTGGCGCTGGCGGAGTCCTTCGGCGTGCCCGCGGTGCGTACGACCCCGGAGTCCCTGACGGAAGACCTGGGCAAGGCGCTCACGGAGCCGGGCCCGTCGGTGGTCGTGCTCCCCGCGGTCCTGCGGATGTTCGCCCCGACGCACGCCTGA
- a CDS encoding PucR family transcriptional regulator, protein MPEIAAAPPTPPIPLAALLAREELGLRQIAGPMEAGAAVHWVHTSEMADPYPYLLGGELLLSAGVLLKDPDMYVSRIVQAGAAALGFGVAPVYDTVPQALIEACDRHGLPLLEVPPKTTFTAVARAVWRLMAEARHRELRRVTQAQQGLAAAAARPDPVPAVLHQLASRLGGQAVLLAPDGMELSSSGRAPSPDAGAALGRLARVVKPLPGTPRDDPGQAVPVPASASDAIPGAQLAAYALGGHQGLVLGLATPVREAGDHTVAGVAVVLLSLLTAPHQGADSSGRSAALVRLLLGAGPAEAAALLGAERWTVVHARGGSGTPFAASALGAALGSALVDPADDGTVRILLPADREVTPQPGWVLGVSAPVLPEELAAADTQAARAVHRAAATRTDLVRHRGTSLAALLAPEEAAAHARLRLAPIADSPVLLDTLRNWLSLHGSWDRTAAAMEVHRNTVRQRIARCATLLDEDLDDADVRMELWFALRSL, encoded by the coding sequence ATGCCGGAGATCGCAGCAGCCCCACCGACCCCACCGATCCCTCTCGCCGCGCTGCTCGCCCGCGAGGAACTCGGTCTGCGGCAGATCGCCGGGCCGATGGAGGCGGGCGCGGCGGTGCACTGGGTGCACACCTCCGAGATGGCGGACCCCTATCCGTATCTGCTCGGCGGCGAGCTGCTGCTGAGCGCGGGGGTGCTGCTCAAGGACCCCGACATGTACGTCTCGCGCATCGTGCAGGCGGGGGCGGCGGCGCTGGGCTTCGGGGTGGCGCCGGTGTACGACACGGTGCCTCAGGCGCTGATAGAGGCGTGCGACCGGCATGGGCTGCCGCTGCTCGAGGTGCCGCCGAAGACGACGTTCACGGCGGTGGCGCGTGCGGTGTGGCGCCTGATGGCGGAGGCGCGCCACCGGGAACTGCGCCGGGTGACCCAGGCCCAGCAGGGCCTCGCGGCGGCGGCGGCCCGCCCTGACCCGGTCCCGGCGGTCCTGCACCAGCTGGCGTCCCGCCTGGGCGGCCAGGCGGTGCTGCTGGCCCCGGACGGCATGGAACTCTCTTCGTCGGGCCGCGCGCCGAGCCCGGACGCGGGGGCGGCGCTGGGCCGCCTGGCGCGGGTGGTGAAACCCCTGCCGGGAACGCCGAGGGACGACCCGGGACAGGCCGTGCCCGTGCCCGCGTCCGCCAGTGACGCCATTCCCGGCGCGCAGCTCGCCGCCTACGCCCTCGGCGGGCACCAGGGGCTCGTGCTCGGGCTCGCCACCCCCGTGCGCGAGGCCGGCGACCACACCGTCGCCGGGGTCGCCGTCGTCCTCCTCTCGCTGCTGACCGCGCCCCACCAGGGCGCCGACAGCAGCGGGCGCAGCGCCGCGCTCGTACGGCTGCTGCTCGGGGCGGGGCCCGCCGAGGCAGCGGCGCTGCTGGGGGCCGAGCGGTGGACCGTCGTCCACGCACGCGGCGGGAGCGGCACCCCCTTCGCCGCGTCCGCGCTCGGCGCCGCGCTCGGCAGCGCGCTCGTCGACCCGGCCGACGACGGGACCGTACGGATCCTGCTGCCGGCCGACCGCGAGGTCACCCCGCAGCCCGGCTGGGTGCTCGGCGTGAGCGCCCCCGTCCTCCCCGAAGAGCTCGCCGCCGCCGACACCCAGGCCGCCAGGGCCGTGCACCGGGCCGCCGCCACCCGTACCGACCTGGTCAGGCACCGCGGCACCTCGCTCGCGGCGCTGCTGGCCCCCGAGGAGGCGGCCGCCCACGCCCGGCTGCGCCTCGCCCCGATCGCGGACTCCCCCGTCCTGCTCGACACTCTGCGCAACTGGCTCTCGCTGCACGGCAGTTGGGACCGTACCGCCGCGGCGATGGAGGTCCACCGCAATACCGTCCGCCAGCGCATCGCCCGCTGCGCGACCCTGCTCGACGAGGACTTGGACGACGCGGACGTACGCATGGAGCTCTGGTTCGCGCTGCGCTCGCTGTGA